One genomic window of Gossypium hirsutum isolate 1008001.06 chromosome D11, Gossypium_hirsutum_v2.1, whole genome shotgun sequence includes the following:
- the LOC107913322 gene encoding uncharacterized protein isoform X3: MMYPMNYTPCRYVRISCLRGNPIAIFFIQLIGISVTGLEPEFQPVVNHLLPYIMSNKQDAHDMYLQLLQDMTDRLHVFLPHLEADFASFSDGSDSNLRFLAMLAGPFYPILNIVNERDTARSSGNIADPEVPRNTQSLSSLTVSSNFEPRRSRNTSSFVLSTSSSVVFRPEAIFLLLRKAYKDYNLGTVCRMACRMLQKLIEPVMTADESNSSTEVTSVLDESSKSELLNPLPMSDYSKLFGEEFRLIDDQWDTRILNVLDVGAVEEGILHVLYACASQPQLCSKLADSTSELWSALPLVQALLPALRPVVSSPSDHVDDTFSLWKQPFVQQALSQIVVTASSSLYHPLLQACAGYLSSYSPSHAKAACVLIDLCCGVLAPWITQVIAKVDLTVELMEDLLGIIQGARHSTAHARARARAALKYIVLGLSGHMDDILGKYKEVKHDILFLVEMLEPFLDPAIYTSTSKIAFGDVSFAFMEKQEQACLIALNIIHTATRKPAVLPSLESEWRSQSVAPSVLLSILEPRIQLPPEIDMCKSSISKDVEHESSSVSSVHHSDSDGKIDVSDSATKMDVLEDVSLLFAPSELRSINLTNVCSSPKENVLEFNQAKLEQEDIEKNNSTQFQNSLVLDSGFTAEYYNLQADYFQLMNFRDCELKASEFRRLASDLHSQPEISIESHDAAIDALLLAAECYVNPFFVISLKASSNIMNQSLSGVKIPKVFEISELRKIPTKTNSNLQTIAHLEKNRDKVVLKVLLEAAELDRKYHQKLSDGDDCQSYYAESDEQVIEMSHFDIQAVDAVTLVRQNQALLCNFLIKRLQGEQHSLHEILVHCLLFLLHSATKLYCTPTHVIDIILKSASHLNGMLTSLYCQLKEGKCQLNPEKVHGIQRRWILLQRLVIASSGGGVASDFAVNINNGFRHGNLIPPSAWMQKISTFSHSTSPLVRFLGWMGVSRNAKQFIEERLFLTSEMSELTYLLSIFADELAVVDKCVYRNHEDRKVQNSGGKQESPTSNGIELADGQHGEQSFRVIYPDLYKFFPNMKKQFEAFGEIIVEAVGLQLKSLPTAVVPDILCWFSDLCSWPFVQKDQATFQSSNHLKGYVAKNAKAIILYILEAIVVEHMEALVPEIPRVVQVLVSLCKASYCDVSFLDSVLHLLKPIITYSLHKVSDEEQLLVGDSCHNFESLCFDELFSNIRQKNENEDSSIEKVFSRALTIFILASVFSDLSFQRRREILQSLTSWADFTAFEPTTTFHDYLCAFNGVMGSCKIFLLQNLRAYNFIPLQLPGSSDSRTLGESGSESFSWFLNDILPCSSLNETSEKVESNNTDAVVLNEKDYHLSEEEIKEFTKDLEGLIPKLYPTIEQCWSLHLQLAKKLAITLARCFIYSRCLSSVAPGIHNAEGDISENSLASKSIDQLPAQWKTGLEGLAGMILLLQENTCWQVASVMLDCLLGVPLSFPLNDVIDPICTALKNFCCKAPKISWRLQTDKWFSILSFRGFQNLHESEIAPLVNLLVTMLGHPEPEQRFIVLQHLGRLVGQDVDGGKSMQSSNFCSKIVSPGLIHSIPEKILSLLVSSTWGQVAVLASSDVSLPLRACAMALLVDFIPFVDRPQLQSFLAAADTLLYGLGRLVYPICEGPLLKLSLALIISACLYSPAEDISLIPQKVWENIETLGFSKAEYRLPDLEKKACQVLCRLRNEGDDAKEVLKEVLSSSCTKQFDPEFGSTRESILQVLANLTSVQSYFDIFAKKMDEEAMELEEAEMELDLIRKEPALQESLKDSEGRQLPHLATPVRDENRLQQIKECIHSLEKNKIQEDIVARRQQKLLMRHARRKYLEEAALRESELLQELDRERTAEAEKEIERQRLLELERAKTRELRHNLDMEKERQTQRELQRELEQAESGLRSSRRDFPSSHSSRPRERYRERENGRSSNEGGTRTSSSLQSETASMAAMPMVLSGSRSFSGQPPTILQSRDRTDECSSSYEENLDGSKDSGDTGSVGDPELVSSFDGGQPGGFGPSQRHGSRGSKSRQVLERRDRDGRRESKWERKHS; the protein is encoded by the exons ATGATGTATCCTATGAACTACACTCCATGCCGTTATGTACGAATATCTTGTTTACGAGGAAACCCAATcgcaattttttttattcag TTGATTGGGATATCGGTGACTGGTCTTGAACCAGAGTTTCAGCCAGTTGTTAATCACCTATTGCCGTACATTATGTCAAACAAACAAGATGCTCATGATATGTATCTCCAG TTGCTTCAAGACATGACAGATCGATTACATGTGTTCCTTCCCCATCTTGAG GCAGACTTTGCCAGTTTTTCTGATGGTTCTGATTCCAATTTACGTTTTCTGGCGATGCTTGCTGGTCCATTTTATCCAATACTTAACATAGTGAATGAAAG AGATACTGCCAGATCTTCAGGCAATATTGCTGATCCTGAAGTTCCTAGAAATACTCAGTCATTGTCATCATTGACTGTTTCCTCTAACTTTGAG CCAAGGAGATCTCGGAACACCTCATCTTTTGTCTTATCAACTTCCAGTTCTGTTGTGTTTCGTCCAGAAGCAATTTTTTTGCTGCTGAGAAAAGCATATAAAGATTATAATCTAGGAACTGTTTGCAGAATG GCTTGTAGAATGCTTCAGAAGCTTATAGAACCTGTTATGACAGCAGATGAATCAAACTCTTCGACTGAGGTTACATCAGTTTTGGATGAGTCATCAAAATCGGAGTTACTTAATCCTCTTCCCATGTCTGATTACTCAAAATTATTTGGGGAAGAATTCCGGTTGATAGATGATCAGTGGGACACTAGAATTCTTAATGTCTTGGATGTGGGAGCTGTGGAAGAAGGGATTTTACATGTTCTCTATGCTTGTGCGTCACAG CCTCAGCTCTGCAGCAAATTAGCAGACAGCACTTCTGAACTTTGGTCTGCATTACCACTTGTACAAGCATTGCTTCCAG CACTTCGTCCTGTTGTAAGCAGCCCTTCTGATCATGTTGATGATACTTTTTCTCTGTGGAAACAGCCTTTTGTTCAACAAGCTCTCTCGCAG ATTGTTGTGACAGCTTCTTCTTCATTGTACCATCCTCTTCTTCAAGCCTGTGCTGGCTACTTATCTTCATATTCACCATCTCAT GCTAAGGCTGCATGTGTTCTGATTGATCTATGTTGTGGTGTGCTAGCCCCTTGGATAACTCAGGTCATTGCAAAG GTTGATTTAACGGTGGAACTCATGGAGGACCTTTTGGGTATAATCCAG GGAGCCCGCCACTCAACGGCTCATGCTCGTGCTCGTGCTCGTGCTGCACTTAAGTACATAGTGCTAGGTCTGTCTGGTCACATGGATGATATACTTGGGAAGTATAAG GAAGTGAAGCACGATATTCTCTTTCTTGTGGAAATGCTAGAGCCTTTTCTTGATCCTGCCATATATACATCAACAAGCAAAATAGCCTTTGGTGATGTATCATTTGCTTTTATGGAGAAGCAAGAGCAAGCTTGTCTGATTGCCCTCAACATCATCCATACGGCGACTCGAAAACCAGCTGTTCTTCCTTCTCTGGAATCTGAATGGAGGTCTCAATCAGTTGCCCCAAG TGTCCTCCTCTCAATATTGGAACCTCGCATACAATTACCTCCTGAGATTGATATGTGCAAATCTTCCATTTCTAAAGATGTTGAGCACGAATCATCAAGTGTTTCTTCTGTCCACCATTCTGACTCTGATGGCAAGATAGATGTGTCTGATTCAGCCACTAAGATGGATGTTTTAGAAGATGTTAGTCTTCTTTTTGCCCCTTCAGAACTTCGGAGTATCAATCTGACTAATGTTTGCAGCAGTCCTAAAGAAAATGTCCTGGAATTTAACCAAGCAAAGTTAGAACAGGAAGACATTGAAAAAAACAATTCTACTCAATTTCAAAACAGTTTAGTTTTAGATTCTGGTTTCACTGCTGAATATTACAATTTGCAAGCAGACTATTTTCAACTTATGAACTTCCGGGACTGTGAGCTTAAGGCATCTGAATTTCGGCGGTTGGCTTCAGATTTACACTCACAGCCTGAGATTTCTATTGAAAGCCATGATGCTGCTATAGATGCTTTGCTCTTGGCTGCAGAATGCTATGTCAATCCATTCTTTGTGATATCTCTTAAAGCCAGTTCCAATATTATGAACCAGAGCCTTAGTGGGGTTAAAATTCCAAAGGTTTTTGAAATTTCAGAGCTTAGAAAGATTCCTACAAAGACTAACAGTAATTTGCAAACAATAGCTCATCTTGAAAAGAATAGAGACAAGGTTGTCCTTAAAGTACTGCTTGAGGCTGCTGAATTAGACAGGAAATATCATCAAAAGTTGTCAGATGGAGATGATTGTCAAAGCTACTATGCAGAATCTGATGAACAAGTCATAGAGATGTCTCACTTTGATATACAGGCAGTGGATGCTGTCACCTTGGTTCGACAAAATCAAGCCTTATTGTGCAATTTCCTGATTAAGCGGTTGCAGGGAGAACAGCATTCTTTGCATGAAATTCTCGTACATTGTCTTTTGTTTCTGTTGCACTCAGCCACTAAGCTATACTGCACTCCTACACATGTGATTGATATCATATTGAAATCGGCTAGCCACCTTAATGGGATGTTAACATCTTTGTATTGTCAGTTAAAAGAAGGCAAGTGCCAATTGAATCCTGAAAAGGTACATGGAATACAACGCCGCTGGATACTGCTGCAAAGATTGGTAATCGCTTCAAGTGGTGGTGGTGTTGCATCGGATTTTGCCGTCAATATCAATAATGGCTTCCGCCATGGGAACTTGATTCCTCCTTCAGCCTGGATGCAGAAAATATCCACATTTTCTCATTCTACTTCTCCTCTTGTTCGCTTCCTTGGCTGGATGGGAGTATCTCGAAATGCAAAACAATTCATAGAGGAGCGTCTTTTCCTAACTTCAGAAATGTCGGAGCTGACATATTTACTCTCAATATTCGCAGATGAGCTTGCAGTAGTAGATAAATGTGTTTATCGTAATCATGAAGATCGAAAGGTTCAAAATTCTGGGGGTAAACAAGAATCTCCGACTTCTAATGGCATTGAGCTTGCTGATGGGCAGCATGGAGAGCAATCTTTCCGTGTAATCTATCCTGATCTCTATAAATTCTTTCCGAATATGAAAAAGCAGTTTGAAGCATTTGGGGAAATCATTGTGGAAGCTGTTGGGTTGCAGCTGAAATCGCTACCTACTGCTGTTGTGCCTGATATTTTGTGCTGGTTTTCTGATTTGTGTTCATGGCCATTTGTTCAAAAGGATCAAGCTACTTTTCAGAGTTCTAATCATTTGAAGGGCTATGTTGCAAAGAATGCCAAAGCAATAATCCTCTACATTCTAGAAGCCATTGTTGTGGAGCACATGGAAGCACTGGTGCCTGAGATACCAAGAGTGGTGCAAGTTTTGGTATCCCTTTGTAAAGCCTCCTATTGTGACGTGTCTTTTCTTGATTCTGTATTACATCTGTTAAAGCCAATTATCACTTATTCGTTGCATAAGGTGTCAGATGAGGAGCAATTATTGGTTGGCGATTCTTGTCACAATTTTGAGTCTTTATGCTTTGATGAGCTCTTCAGTAACATCAGACAAAAGAATGAGAATGAAGACAGTTCTATTGAGAAAGTATTCAGCAGAGCACTGACAATTTTCATATTGGCGTCTGTCTTTTCAGATTTATCCTTCCAACGAAGAAGAGAAATATTGCAATCATTAACATCATGGGCTGATTTTACTGCTTTTGAGCCAACTACTACTTTTCACGACTACCTCTGTGCTTTTAATGGTGTCATGGGAAGTTGCAAAATTTTCCTACTTCAAAATTTAAGGGCCTATAATTTTATTCCTCTTCAGTTGCCTGGCTCCTCTGACTCCAGGACGCTTGGTGAAAGTGGCTCAGAATCTTTCTCGTGGTTTCTTAATGATATATTGCCTTGCTCTAGTCTAAATGAAACTTCTGAGAAGGTGGAAAGTAACAACACTGATGCTGTTGTCTTGAATGAAAAAGATTACCATCTGTCTGAAGAGGAAATAAAGGAGTTCACAAAAGACTTGGAGGGTCTCATTCCTAAGCTTTATCCAACTATTGAGCAGTGTTGGTCTCTTCACCTTCAGCTTGCAAAGAAGTTGGCTATTACATTGGCACGGTGTTTTATATACTCCAGATGTTTGTCTTCAGTTGCTCCAGGAATTCATAATGCTGAAGGGGATATCAGTGAAAATTCTTTGGCTTCTAAATCAATTGACCAGTTGCCAGCTCAGTGGAAAACTGGTCTCGAAGGTCTTGCTGGAATGATTTTGTTGCTCCAAGAAAACACTTGCTGGCAAGTTGCATCTGTGATGCTTGATTGCCTTCTTGGCGTGCCCCTTAGTTTTCCACTTAATGATGTTATTGATCCTATTTGTACTGCGTTAAAAAACTTTTGTTGCAAGGCACCAAAAATCTCTTGGCGTTTGCAAACTGATAAATGGTTTTCAATATTATCCTTTAGAGGCTTCCAGAATCTTCATGAAAGTGAAATTGCTCCTCTAGTTAATCTGCTTGTTACAATGCTAGGTCACCCTGAACCTGAGCAGCGCTTCATAGTGCTTCAGCACTTGGGTAGATTGGTAGGACAAGATGTAGATGGTGGGAAAAGTATGCAGTCTTCAAATTTTTGCAGTAAGATAGTTTCACCAGGTTTAATTCATTCCATTCCTGAAAAGATTCTATCACTTTTGGTCTCAAGTACATGGGGTCAGGTAGCTGTTCTGGCATCATCAGATGTATCATTACCCTTGAGGGCTTGTGCAATGGCACTTCTTGTAGATTTTATTCCATTTGTTGATAGGCCCCAGTTGCAATCCTTCCTTGCGGCAGCTGATACTCTTTTGTATGGTTTGGGCCGACTTGTTTATCCTATTTGTGAGGGACCATTACTTAAACTTTCATTAGCACTTATTATTAGTGCTTGTCTATACTCTCCGGCTGAAGATATTTCTTTGATTCCTCAAAAAGTTTGGGAAAATATTGAGACTTTAGGGTTCTCCAAAGCAG AATACAGACTTCCAGATCTCGAAAAGAAGGCATGCCAAGTCTTGTGTAGATTGAGAAATGAAGGAGATGATGCTAAAGAG GTCCTGAAAGAAGTGCTCTCCTCAAGTTGCACAAAACAATTTGACCCTGAATTTGGGAGCACCCGAGAGTCAATACTTCAG GTCCTTGCTAATCTAACTTCTGTTCAGTCATACTTCGATATATTTGCAAAGAAAATGGACGAAGAGGCTATG GAACTAGAAGAGGCTGAAATGGAATTGGATCTTATACGAAAAGAACCTGCACTGCAAGAATCATTGAAAGATTCTGAAGGGCGCCAGCTTCCACATCTTGCCA CTCCTGTGAGAGATGAAAACCGTCTTCAGCAGATCAAGGAGTGCATTCATTCTTT AGAGAAAAACAAAATTCAAGAAGATATAGTAGCTCGCAGGCAACAGAAACTTCTTATGAGACATGCTCGTCGAAAGTACCTGGAAGAGGCAGCTTTGCGAGAATCTGAGCTTTTGCAAGAACTTGATAG GGAAAGGACAGCTGAAGctgaaaaagagattgagagacAGCGCTTGCTGGAACTTGAACGTGCTAAAACAAGGGAACTACGACACAATCTGGATATGGAAAAGGAGAGGCAAACACAG AGAGAACTTCAGCGAGAATTGGAGCAGGCCGAATCTGGACTAAGGTCTTCAAGGCGTGACTTCCCTTCATCTCATAGTAG TAGGCCACGGGAAAGGTACCGAGAAAGGGAAAATGGGAGATCAAGTAATGAAGGAGGCACACGAACTAGTAGCAGTTTGCAATCTGAAACTGCATCAATGGCTGCGATGCCAATGGTTCTGTCTGGATCACGGTCGTTTTCTGGGCAGCCCCCCACCATTTTACAGTCTCGTGACCGCACAGATGAATGTAGCAGCAGTTATGAAGAAAATCTCGATGGAAGCAAGGACTCTGGAGATACAGGTAGTGTTGGTGATCCAGAGTTAGTATCTTCATTCGATGGAGGGCAACCTGGTGGTTTCGGGCCATCCCAACGACACGGATCTAGAGGGAGCAAGTCTAGGCAGGTATTAGAGAGGCGAGACAGGGATGGTCGACGCGAAAGCAAGTGGGAAAGGAAACATTCTTGA